Proteins co-encoded in one Papaver somniferum cultivar HN1 chromosome 5, ASM357369v1, whole genome shotgun sequence genomic window:
- the LOC113284560 gene encoding zinc finger MYM-type protein 1-like: MVRFSATLNDKVKEVVLENAPKNSTYTSPAIQKEILNIVSNEIRDKIREEIGDRKYCILVDESKDASDKEQMVLVLRYVDSDGYVQEFFFDIQCVKNTCVVTLKKGITDILNRYNLPIENMRGQGYDGANNMRGRVNGLKALFLKDCKYAYYVHCFAHRLQLALVHTAEKNGRLWDFFSMLNNIVNLVTASSLRLGSFQDAQEDDINQRLANGDLETGRGANQIGTFPRATDTRWSSHYGSVCSLIDKFDAAYTTIEDISTSDPNETCGVGQAQSTLEKMQEFKFVFVLHLVYKIMGYTEILCQGLQKKTQDIVNVVALVSNTKLLLHKLRSDEDGYRLFIETLCLFCIEHGIDIPDMTAPYMQGTGRSCQQRDNITVDHHYHHDIFNAAIDLQIAELVGRFPEDTMELLVLCSCLDPRESFKAFHAENLCTLAEKFYPLDFSRQEQVRNGIFQQCQMLNQLSATKWMQIFLEIA; encoded by the exons ATGGTTAGATTTTCCGCCACACTCAATGACAAGGTGAAAGAGGTTGTCCTAGAAAATGCTCCCAAAAATTCTACTTATACGTCGCCTGCTATTCAAAAAGAGATTTTGAATATTGTTTCTAACGAAATCAGAGACAAGATTCGTGAAGAAATTGGAGATAGGAAATATTGCATACTTGTGGATGAATCTAAAGATGCTTCAGATAAAGAGCAGATGGTGCTAGTTTTGAGGTATGTGGATAGTGATGGGTATGTTCAAGAATTTTTTTTCGATATTCAATGTGTGAAAAACACTTGTGTCGTAACTCTCAAAAAAGGTATAACTGATATTCTTAATCGTTATAATCTTCCCATTGAAAACATGCGAGGACAAGGTTATGATGGTGCTAACAATATGCGAGGTCGAGTGAATGGATTAAAAGCTTTGTTTCTTAAAGATTGTAAATATGCATATTATGTTCATTGTTTTGCACATAGGCTACAGTTAGCTCTTGTTCACACAGCTGAAAAAAACGGTAGACTTTGGGACTTCTTTTCAATGTTAAATAATATTGTTAATCTTGTCACTGCTTCTTCACTGCGTTTAGGATCTTTCCAAGATGCTCAAGAAGATGATATTAACCAAAGGTTGGCTAATGGCGATCTTGAGACAGGTAGAGGGGCTAATCAAATAGGTACGTTTCCACGAGCTACTGATACTCGCTGGAGTTCTCATTATGGTTCTGTATGcagtttgattgataagtttgaTGCAGCTTATACAACTATTGAAGATATTAGTACAAGTGATCCTAACGAGACATGTGGGGTAGGTCAAGCACAAAGTACTTTAGAAAAAATGCAAGAATTTAAATTTGTTTTTGTGTTGCATCTAGTATATAAGATAATGGGATACACTGAAATACTATGTCAAGGACTTCAAAAGAAAACACAAGACATAGTCAATGTCGTGGCTTTAGTTTCGAACACTAAGCTTTTACTTCATAAATTAAGATCAGATGAAGATGGTTATCGACTTTTTATCGAAACATTGTGCCTATTTTGCATTGAACATGGTATCGATATCCCTGATATGACTGCACCTTATATGCAAGGTACGGGTCGTTCTTGCCAGCAGCGTGATAACATTACTGTAGATCATCATTATCACCATGATATTTTTAATGCTGCAATTGATCTTCAGATCGCGGAATTAGTTGGAAGGTTTCCTGAGGATACAATGGAGTTACTTGTTCTTTGTTCATGTTTGGATCCTCGAGAATCTTTCAAAGCATTCCATGCAGAAAATCTTTGTACTCTAGCTGAAAAGTTTTATCCTCTCGATTTCAGTCGACAAGAG CAAGTGCGGAACGGTATTTTTCAACAATGTCAAATGTTAAATCAGCTCTCCGCAACAAAATGGATGCAAATTTTCTTAGAGATTGCATGA
- the LOC113284562 gene encoding endochitinase A-like, whose product MVGIKLVMIVVILAGIFSGSVVGQSVGNMVTPGFFNRILNQAGSGCKGKTFYKRSAFLKAADSFPKFGHASSTTKSKREIAAFFAHVTRETGHFCYIREIQGGTYCQPSRENPCAPGKKYYGRGPLQITWNYNYGPCGRAIRVNLLRNPDLAATDAIISFKTALWFWMKRVHSVITSDGGFGRTIRRINGGECDGGNPRAVRERVKYYKQYCSQLGVSPGPNLSC is encoded by the exons ATGGTTGGCATTAAGCTTGTTATGATAGTGGTTATACTGGCCGGAATATTTTCCGGTTCCGTGGTGGGCCAGTCCGTTGGTAATATGGTTACACCAGGATTTTTCAATCGTATACTTAACCAGGCTGGTTCGGGATGTAAAGGGAAGACATTCTATAAACGAAGTGCGTTTCTTAAAGCCGCTGACTCGTTCCCTAAGTTCGGTCACGCTAGTAGTACAACGAAATCAAAACGTGAAATTGCTGCATTTTTCGCTCATGTAACTCGTGAAACAGGAC ATTTCTGTTACATAAGAGAAATACAAGGAGGAACCTATTGTCAGCCTAGCAGAGAAAACCCATGTGCTCCTGGTAAAAAATATTATGGACGAGGGCCACTCCAAATTACATGGAATTATAATTATGGACCCTGTGGTAGGGCTATTCGCGTCAATCTTTTAAGGAATCCGGACCTTGCGGCTACCGATGCAATCATTTCGTTCAAAACTGCACTTTGGTTTTGGATGAAACGCGTTCATTCTGTTATAACTTCtgatggaggttttggtcgtacgaTCCGAAGAATCAACGGTGGCGAATGCGATGGAGGGAACCCCCGGGCAGTTCGTGAAAGGGTGAAGTACTACAAACAATACTGTAGTCAACTCGGTGTATCACCTGGGCCGAATCTTTCTTGCTAG